In Gossypium arboreum isolate Shixiya-1 chromosome 5, ASM2569848v2, whole genome shotgun sequence, a single genomic region encodes these proteins:
- the LOC108452506 gene encoding purine permease 1-like: protein MEEGDAKNPNTEQMEVKEPKHDGTTMRKALLVINCIILSIGNCGSPLIMRLYFIHGGNRIWFLSWLETAGCPITLLPIACAYMHRSRTADPTSGKKRFYMERPLFLAAIVLGIITGLDNYFYSYGLSRLPVSTSSLIIASQLAFTAGFAFLLVKQKFTAYSINAVFLLTIGAGVLALHSSSDRPENESNKEYILGFVMTLAAAALYGFVLPLVELTYKKAKQEISYALVMEIQLVMCLVATGFCTVGMLVNNDFKVIGKEAREFELGETKYYVVVIFTAIINQCFFLGAIGVVFCASSMLSGVVIAVLLPVTEILAIFSFNEKFQAEKGVSLALSLWGFVSYFYGEIKQSKKKKPDPEIEMASSLPPNTLKSSV from the exons ATGGAGGAAGGAGATGCAAAAAATCCAAATACAGAACAGATGGAGGTGAAGGAACCTAAACATGATGGCACCACCATGAGAAAAGCTCTCCTAGTAATAAACTGCATCATCCTTTCAATAGGCAACTGTGGTAGTCCACTTATCATGCGCCTCTACTTCATCCATGGTGGCAACCGAATCTGGTTCTTGAGCTGGCTCGAAACCGCGGGTTGCCCCATCACCTTGCTTCCCATTGCTTGTGCTTACATGCATCGTTCCAGGACGGCCGATCCCACCTCGGGAAAGAAGCGTTTCTACATGGAACGACCTTTGTTCCTCGCCGCTATCGTCCTCGGGATCATCACAGGCCTCGATAACTACTTCTACTCCTATGGCTTATCTCGTCTCCCCGTTTCGACTTCTTCTTTGATCATCGCGTCGCAGTTGGCTTTCACGGCAGGGTTTGCTTTCCTGTTGGTGAAACAAAAGTTCACTGCCTACTCCATAAACGCCGTGTTTTTGTTGACCATAGGGGCTGGCGTTCTGGCTTTGCATTCGAGCAGCGACCGGCCTGAGAATGAATCCAACAAGGAATATATTTTGGGGTTCGTAATGACCTTAGCTGCAGCGGCTTTGTACGGATTTGTATTGCCTTTGGTGGAACTAACGTACAAGAAGGCAAAGCAAGAGATCAGCTACGCCCTTGTGATGGAGATTCAGCTGGTGATGTGTTTGGTTGCTACTGGCTTTTGCACCGTTGGGATGCTGGTCAACAATGATTTCAAG GTGATCGGAAAGGAAGCAAGGGAATTCGAGCTAGGAGAAACAAAATACTATGTGGTTGTGATTTTTACTGCAATAATAAATCAATGTTTCTTCTTGGGAGCTATTGGAGTAGTATTTTGTGCGTCATCAATGCTATCGGGTGTAGTGATAGCGGTTCTATTACCAGTTACAGAGATTTTGGCAATATTTTCCTTCAATGAGAAGTTTCAAGCCGAGAAGGGTGTGTCACTTGCTCTCTCGCTGTGGGGCTTCGTTTCCTACTTTTATGGTGAAATCAAACAAAGTAAAAAGAAGAAACCAGATCCTGAAATTGAGATGGCCTCTTCTCTGCCTCCCAATACTCTCAAAAGCAGTGTTTAA